The Candidatus Nanosynbacter sp. HMT-352 region CGGTGCCCATAGCGAGGAGGAAACACCTGTTCTCATTCCGAACACAGAAGTTAAGCTCCCCAGCGGCGATTATACTGCGAAAGTGGGAAACTAGCACGGTGCCGAATTATAAGAAAGCCATCCTAATAGGGTGGCTTTCTTCTTTGTCTTAAAACGTTTGTGGTATGTTTTGGTGGGTGATAGAATATAAGTATGTGTATAGTGTGCAGGGTGGCTACTGGCGGTATGGCGATTGCTGTTGCTTTAACGCCAACGATTAACATAACAGCACCCAATGAGAATAAGAGTGATGCGAAGAAGGTGATTAGTGCTAAAATTTTCTCTGAAATAAAATCTCCCTCTTCTTTATCAAACTTTAAAGCGCCAGACATTCAGATTCCAGATTGGCACTCCACGTCTCAATCGTCAAAAAAATCAAATTCTGGAGCAAAAAAAGAAGTCACATATACAATATCAACAAAGGGCAATGTCCGATCAAATCTAGCTGAGTTCTCGAAACAGGTAAACGAAACCTTAAATGATAATCGAGGTTGGGCGCGTATGGGAATTGTTTTTAAAGAGGTGAAAGAGGGTGGAAGTTTCAATTTAGTTCTGTCGCAAGCTGAATTAATGTCCTCGTTCTCATCAGGCTGTGACGCGGATTGGAGCTGTCGAGTCGGGTCTTCTGTCATTATCAATGATAATCGATGGTCTGGCGCAACTACAGCGTGGAATAAAGCAGGTGGTGATATTCGTAATTATCGACATATGGTAATCAATCATGAAGTTGGGCACTGGTTGGGGCATGGGCATTTGAATTGTTCTGGGGTTAATAATCCAGCGGCGGTTATGCAGCAGCAATCAATTGATTTACAGGGGTGTGCTTTTAATCCTTGGCCGCTTGATAGTGAATTATGGTCAACTACGCTGGGGATAGAACTATGAAATTGATAAAAAATTATCGCACGCTTAAATTGGCTATTGTCATGAGTTTTATAACGCTGATAATGATATTGGCGTATGGATTCATGAGTTGGAAATCTTGGGGAAACGTTCAAAGCGTAACAAAAAATACTAATGAAGTGGAGAGCTCGCTGTTTATTAATTTGCAAAAAGACAAATTATCTACTGAAAAATTGAACGAATATTTGGGTGATTTAAAAAATAAACGCCAAAGCTGTGATGTGGTATTTTTTATATCTTGGCAGAAGAACGTCAATGCTAGATTTAAAAAGTATTCAGAAGAATGCAATAAATCAGTAGAGAAGATGAACCGAACTATACAGAGTATGGAGAAGATTGTTAGCTTTATGGAGTTTGATAAGGAATTGAGCGGCGAAATACGTACGGTGTCAGATGAGTTATCGAAGACCAGGCAAAATGACTTTATTGCTATGGAGAAAATATGGACTAGTGCAAAGAAGAGGTTGGAATCCAGAGAAGACGATGTCGACTTACGTAAGTTAGTGGTGAAGAGAATAGATGCTATTTTATTGGCTGTACGTGATTTGAAGTCGGCTAGCGAAAAGAAAGATAGCGACCAGTTTACTATAGCCAGGGATAAATTTACTGTGGCTATTAACGCTTGGATTGGTTTGCAGAATGAGTTAACGCAAGAATCTCAGCTTAGAATAGACAATCTATTAAGAGAGTTTTAGAATAAATCTGCAATAAAAAATATCCCTCTATGTGATGGGATATTTTTCTTCTCGAATCTCGCAGAAAACGAGAATTTTTTGTGGTGGAACTCATAATTTCTAAAGCTCCAACAGGTGCCGTCAGTAACTGACTTTATTAGTATAGCTAACGCGTCAGTAAAATGCAATATTTTATTCACAATAAAAAACTACTTATGTAAATATTGACAAAGCGTTAGTTATATGCTAGCATATAAACATAACACATATCATGTGTGATATATAAAGGTGAGGGTTTCCATTTAAATTTATGTGGAAATCTTTTTTAAAAATGGAGGAAAACCTTCCTATGGCAGGAACAAAGGCTGGCGGCTTAAAGGCTGCTCAAAAAAATCTAGCTCGCGATCCAGATTTTTACGCGAAAATCGGACGTAAGGGCGGTAAAAATGGTCGAACTGGTGGCTTTGCTGCAAATCCAGCTTTGGCTCGTATCGCTGGTGCTAAGGGCGGACGCATTTCACGCCGTACTAAGAAGACAGTACAAAAAATTGCAGAATAAGACCGCTCCAATCTCTTAAAATTAGCCTCCGTATGAGAGGCTTATTTTATTTGATATCTTTTAAGTTGGCAGGATTTCGCCTGATTTACGCGCCATTCTGAGTGGCAATTAATACACTTGTAAGATGAGGAAGTGGCCTGTAATCCAACTGCGCCACACTGAGGGCAAAGGCTACGTTTATGTAGCCAGTCTCTGTAGCTATCCAAAGAATCTTGAATATTATCGTCGTCCATACTGAGAGTTAAGCCGTATTTTGGAGCCAAAGTATCAACGGCGTACTCCCAGGCGGATCTTTCCATTTCGATAAGCTGGATATCATATTGATAATTTTTATGACCAAGTTTAGCGTGGGCGATTTCGTGTAAAAGTTGCACTAAGTCTTCTTGCGAATCTAATTTTTCGTAATAGACTGTTTGCAAATTAGGGTTCCAGGAAAATACTTCACCCTCCTTGAATTGCAGTTCTGGAAAATCGTGTTCAATTTGAGACAAGCTGACTGATGGCATTGTCGTAGCATCCGTATAATACAATTTCTTCTGGGTTAGGGGCGCTGATTATTTTTGGTACTGATATGGCGGCGGGTAAGTTTTCTGCCAGAATACCGCTTAAAATATCTGAAAAATAGGATGTGAACACTCCCACGCTCCCGCCAATAACAACGACATCTGGTTGTGTAAAGGCGATGAGGGGTTGCAATCCAGCTTTTATCCTATTAGCAACCTCTTCCCAGACTTCCAGGGGCGTGTCTGATGATAATTCGCCAAAAATTCTCCGTAAAACCCTACCCGCAGCAATCTCTTCCCAAGTGGTAATTTTGCCATTGTAATTCAAAGACATATGTCCGCCCTCGCAGTCGCTAAGCTCTTTATGTAGATTTCCATTCAGGATTAGGGAAGTGCCAACGCCGGTTCCTAGGGTGATGTATAGACCGCATCTGGGAGTTTTGGGCAATCTGAGCATACTTGCCAGTCCTGCCATATTGGCGTCATTTGCAATGAATATTGGTATATTAGGAAAATATCGGGAAAGTAGCTCACGGATAGGTTGATTTTTCCAGCCGAGATTTTGACACCACACTGCCACGCCGTCTTTGACTACTCCTGGCAGAGCCACAGAAATTGCATCAATTGGCTTATTGTTCGCAATCAGGTGAATTTGATCGGCGACGCGTTGAATATATTGGTCTACGTTTTTAGGGGTGGGGAACTTAATGATATGCTTAGGATTTTTTTCCTCGTCAAAGCTGGCTACTAATGTTTTGGTCCCACCTGTGTCAACCGTAATAATCATATATTTATTATATCACCAGCTTTACTTATAAGAGGTCATTATGATATAATAAAGAAAATTTGAGTGGAGATATAATATGAAGCGAATAAATCAGACTGGATCAATTGGAGTTTTTGTAGTAGTAGGCGCTATTTTAGTGGCTATATCTTTGGCTGTTCTTTACGGAATTAGGCAAAATAATTTATCACAAGATGGATCACCGATCTCTAGTGATTTGGTAGCATCAGA contains the following coding sequences:
- a CDS encoding DUF3152 domain-containing protein, with product MAIAVALTPTINITAPNENKSDAKKVISAKIFSEIKSPSSLSNFKAPDIQIPDWHSTSQSSKKSNSGAKKEVTYTISTKGNVRSNLAEFSKQVNETLNDNRGWARMGIVFKEVKEGGSFNLVLSQAELMSSFSSGCDADWSCRVGSSVIINDNRWSGATTAWNKAGGDIRNYRHMVINHEVGHWLGHGHLNCSGVNNPAAVMQQQSIDLQGCAFNPWPLDSELWSTTLGIEL
- a CDS encoding general stress protein, translating into MAGTKAGGLKAAQKNLARDPDFYAKIGRKGGKNGRTGGFAANPALARIAGAKGGRISRRTKKTVQKIAE
- a CDS encoding ROK family protein, which gives rise to MIITVDTGGTKTLVASFDEEKNPKHIIKFPTPKNVDQYIQRVADQIHLIANNKPIDAISVALPGVVKDGVAVWCQNLGWKNQPIRELLSRYFPNIPIFIANDANMAGLASMLRLPKTPRCGLYITLGTGVGTSLILNGNLHKELSDCEGGHMSLNYNGKITTWEEIAAGRVLRRIFGELSSDTPLEVWEEVANRIKAGLQPLIAFTQPDVVVIGGSVGVFTSYFSDILSGILAENLPAAISVPKIISAPNPEEIVLYGCYDNAISQLVSN